The following coding sequences are from one Triticum aestivum cultivar Chinese Spring chromosome 5A, IWGSC CS RefSeq v2.1, whole genome shotgun sequence window:
- the LOC123107516 gene encoding succinate dehydrogenase subunit 8A, mitochondrial — MIYRSWSLLSSTVAIWGGAAAAGLAVVSLSGGKEKFQDYLCREGDRLRRQDRATMASAN, encoded by the exons ATGATCTACCGGAGCTGGTCGCTGCTCTCGTCGACGGTGGCGATCTGGGGCGGTGCCGCCGCCGCAGGGCTCGCCGTCGTCTCCCTCTCTGGCGGCAAG GAAAAGTTTCAGGACTACCTGTGCCGCGAAGGCGATAGGCTGAGGCGGCAGGACAGGGCCACCATGGCCAGCGCCAACTGA